The following is a genomic window from Candidatus Tectomicrobia bacterium.
GTACTCAAGGTTCACTTGATGGATGATGCCGGTGGCCGGCGGCACCACGCGGAAGTTGTCGAAGGCCTGCTGCGCCCAGCGCAGGAAGGAATAGCGCTCGGTGTTGCGCTGGAACTCCACCTCGGCGTTCTTCTCGAACGCGCCGGGCGAGGCGAACTCGTCCACCTGCACGGAGTGGTCGATCACCAGGTCCACCGGCTGGAGGGGGTTGATGAGCTTCGGGTTTCCCCCCATGGCCTTCATGGCGTCGCGCATGACGGCCAGGTCCACCACGGCGGGGACGCCGGTGAAGTCCTGGAGGAGAACCCGGCTGGGCATGAAGCCGATCTCGTGCACGGGCGGGTTCTTCGGGTTCCACGAGGCGACGGCCTCGATGTCCGCGGCGGTGACGGACTTGCCGTCCTCGTTGCGGAGGAGGTTCTCGAGGAGGATCTTGAGGGAGAAGGGCAGGCGGGCGAGGTCGCCCTTGTCCTTCAGGGCGTCGAGACGCCAAATCGTGTAGGTCCGGCTGCCCACCTTGAGCTCGGACCGGGCGTTGAAGCTGTTGGCCATGAATGCTCCCCACGCGCAAAGGTAACGGGGGGCCGGGCCGCGGCGATCCTGCGCCGCCGGCCGGATGCCCCCGGCTCAGGTTCCGGAAAAACCACGATATCACAGGGTGGGGCGGGGGGCGACGCCTGCCCTCAGCCCGGGAAGCCCTCGGGGCCCCCTTCGAGGACGATGTAGGTGCCGGTGGCGTGGGCGCGCAGGCGGCCGCCCGCCTCGTCCACCGCCCTCATCTGCCAGACCGTCGTGCGGCGCCCCCGGTGCAGCATGGCGCCCTCGGAGAGGAGGGCGCCCTGGCCCTGGGTGCCGATGTAGTTGATCTTCAATTCGAGGGTCAGCAGCCGGTAGCCGCGCGGATAGCTCAGGTGGGCGCCCACGCCCCCCGTGACGTCCAGGAGGGTGGCGATGGCCCCGCCGTGGACCGAGCCCCAGGGCTGGAGGATCTCCGGCCGCACCGGCAGCCTCAGCCGGGAGAAGCCCTCCCCTCCGTCGAGGAACTCCAGCCCCACCAGGCCGTTGAAGTTCTCCTTCCAGCGGTTCTTGATGAGCGCCTGGAGCTCGTCCTTCGAGAGGGTCTGGGCCCCCGCCGGCCCCCTCTCCCGCTCCCCCGGATTTCCCCCGCCCTGCACCACGGGCCTAGCCGAAGATCTGGGTGGGCACCCGGCCCCACTCGGCCGGGTCGGAGACGATGGCGCCGTCTTTCTCCTCGAAGGTGAAGAAGAGTATCTCGGTCTCCGTCTTCTTCCCCTTCTTCTCCACCCGCCGCACGCTCACCGTGGGGATGTGGATTCCCTTCTCGAAGTTCTTGGCGTGGCTGAAGATGACGTTGGCCTTCGCCTTGGCCGCGCAGGCCTCGAGCTGCTTGCGGCTGGTCCTCACCTTGCCATCCGGCTGCGTCTCCGCGCCGAAATTCTCGGTCAGCTCCACCAGGAAGCGTTCGGGCTCCAGCATGGGAAACGTTCTCCTCGCGCATCAGGAAGGAAGAATGAGCTCGCGGCGGCGGAGTGTAGCACCGCCTCCCCCCGGCAGCCAGCCCGGAAGGCGGCCGGCGCAAGCCAAACGGGTGGTTCACTCCGGGGAGCCAGTTCTTTCCCCTCTCCCAGAGGGAGAGGGGGACAAAACCCGGCGAAGACCCGCCGAGGAACGATGCCGCAGTGAACAGCCTGTTTGGACACCTACCAGTCCCAGAAGAGGGTGTAGGCGCGGCCGGTGACGGGCCGCTCTTCCTCCCAGAGCAGGGATATCTGGCCCGTCTGGGACAGGGTGCGGGGGAACACCCGCCGCTTGTTGAAGCTGTTGGAGGCGCCCTCGGATTCCTCCCGCCTCGCCCCGACCAGCCGCCGGCCGGGCGGGAGGATCACTTCCAGGCGGAACACCTCGGTCGGGTACTCCACCACGAGGGTCACCCATTCGTTCCGGCCGGTGAAGGCGTTGTGAAGGCGGATCTCGTGGCGCAACTCGAACACGTCGCCGTTGTGGACCGGCTCGGGCATCATGAGGAAGGCGGAGAAGTCCGCGCCCGCGCCCTTGTCGATATGGTACTCGACAGGAGTCCAGGGAGGCTCCTCCCTGTTGTCGTTGGGAAAAATCCGGTAGGCGTAGCGGACCTCACGCTCGCCCGTGCCGGTGTGGTAGCGGGTGCGGACCTGGGCGAGCTCCTGCAGGGCGAGGCAGCGCCGCACGCTCACCATGTCGGCGGCGCGGCCGTGAATGTCCTGGACGGTGTAGCAGCGCGAATGATGGAGGACGCGGTAGTCGTAGGTCCTCATCTCGGCCGCCGCGGGGGCCGGGCCGGGAGGCTCCTCTTCTTCCTCGATGTTCTCCAAGCGGGTCTCAAGCCGGGCCAGGCGGTCCCCCAGCGACTTCTGCTGTTCCAGCACCTGGCCGAGCCCCTCGGAGAGCCGGCCCAGCAGGGCCTCGAGGGCGTTGCCGCCTTCTTTCTTTTCCTTTTCTGGCTCAGCCATGGCCGCCTTCCTGGTTTCACCCATCCATTGCCCGAAGGGCGATTATGGCAAGCCCTCCAGAAAATGTGTAATCCCCCCTCGAAGGCCGTGCGCCGGCAAGAGGCTCGGCTCTCGATTGGGGCTTGTTTCTGGCGCCAGCCGGGTTTATCGGTGGAGAAGAAACTCGCGCCCGCCAGCTTAGTCCCAACGCAGCCTTCGCGCAATCTTCGTCCGATAACAAAGAGTTGACAGGACACTCCCATCGAGGCTACAAATGAGGCACTGAAAATAAATGAAAGGAACACCAGTTCCGTTCGTGGCGGTTCAAGCAGCGGGAAAGGCATCTCGCCTGAGGGCTTTTCCCTTTTATGGCCGTTGATTGCAGGCGGTTCGTTTATACGGGGCCAGACTTTTCTTCCTGAGTTTGGACCCCGGATGGCACCCAAGGGGAGGCGGGCCTGCCCGCTTTCCCGCGAATGGGAGAGCCACCCGGGGCCGCACCCCCTGCGGCTCTCCCCTTCGCCTCAATGTTCCGTCCTGTCCTCCTATAGAAATCCTCCCCTCCGGAGGCGGGACGGATTGGGGCAGCCGGGCGACCGGCTTCTCCACGAAGGGGAAGGCCACGCGGGGCCGCACACCCTCATGGCCTTCCCCTTCTCTGCCTCACCAATGACGGCCCCGCATGGGGGCGCGTGAGATCCACGAGAAACGGTGCCCCTTCCAGGGGCCCCGTTTCATCTTCCTCCCCGTAATTTGGTGGTGGCAGTTTGGAATTACCCGCTACCGGGATTTTCACTTACATTTCGCCAGTGATAACTTTTTTCGTTGACACGTAAACCCGATCTGAACTACTTATTTCCCTAGACTTTCAGAATTAAAAGAGATGAAAGCCCTGGGGGAGGGCTCCTGTCGGGGCTTTGAAAATAAAATGAGGGAAGGGCCGTGCGGGCCTTTTGAAACCTGACCCGCAGCGGCCTTTTTTTTGAGGTGCGCCCGGTGAGGCGCAACACCCAAGCGGAGGCCAGGCCCCCCA
Proteins encoded in this region:
- a CDS encoding PaaI family thioesterase, with the translated sequence MVQGGGNPGERERGPAGAQTLSKDELQALIKNRWKENFNGLVGLEFLDGGEGFSRLRLPVRPEILQPWGSVHGGAIATLLDVTGGVGAHLSYPRGYRLLTLELKINYIGTQGQGALLSEGAMLHRGRRTTVWQMRAVDEAGGRLRAHATGTYIVLEGGPEGFPG